CTTGTCTATGACTTTCTACCAAACAAGAGCCTTGACCATTTCCTCTTTGGTAAAAGCACCTTTCTTATTTCATATTGACGAATTTAGTAcgtgagtttttaaaatttatttttatttatttatataaattatatagacAAAACAAAGTCGGCATCCTTGGTTGGCAGAGAAGGTATCAAATAGTTACAGGTGTGGCAAGAGGTCTTCTATGCCTGCATGAAGAGGCTCCTGAAAGGATTATTCATAGAGACATCAAAGCTAGTAATATACTATTGGATGAGGAGTTGAATCCGAAGATTTCAGATTTTGGCTTGGCAAGGCTTTTTTCTCGGTAAGGCACCCATACACTGACATTTAGGATTTTTGGTACTCGGTGAGTAATTTTCTTGCTTCAGATCTCTGTGTTGCTTACTGCTAAAACCTAACACTTAGTCATTTTATTGTCTTCTTTATTTAAGTTTCCCTTGGCTAGTATTATAGTTGACATTTCCAGGAGGATCCTCGTGGAAATTGAAACGTGCAACCCAAAACTTTTGTTGGATTGCAGTGGTTACATGGCTCCTGAATACCGCTTTACATGGATACTTGTCAGTGAAGTCTGACGTTTTTAGCTTTGTTGATTTGGTGTTGGAGATTGTGTGGGAGAAAGAATCATGATGGGCGGCTTGGTGCAGAAAAGGTAGACCTCTTGAGTTACGTAAGTGTTAGAGAATAGTTTATGATGCAATTATTTGGGaggtcatttttttttgttttgtttatgcAGCTTCCTTTTTAATCTAAAGTTgaacattaaaacataatctgtGTTTTTTTCCTTTAACAAGTGAAGGCTTGTAGGTCTACTTTAGCATGCAATAATTTTCTTCAAATTACAAATCCATGTTTTTATATCCTTGAGAATTGTAGGCATGTACACAGTCAAAACTGAATGTCCGACAGCCTGTTTTGTACCATGTGCTTAAACAACTTGCCGCCATTATGTGGGTCTGCCTTAATCCAGTGTTGCTTTgaatattattctaaatataCTGTTGGTGGaagtttagtttttatattttattgtttAGGAATTCAAAATTCTTTTAACAGATATCCTACTTTGAGTTTATTAATGCTAGTGGTTAAATATAGTGTTGGTGAAAGTTTGACTGCTTctcttttatgatttttaggTGCTGGTGCTGTAGAATTCATCATTTGCTTTCGTAGAAGTAAAAAGGATTCCTGAGGTAGGCGTATTCTTGTTTACACAAGGATTCTTGACAAGGTGTATGTTATGGGAAAACATTTAATTCATTTATGAAGCATTTGTTTAAACCGACATATTTTTGCTAGCTGATTTTTTTGGGGGTTGAAagttcatggttttttttttttttttctcactttgcTTGATAACCAAACACAAAAAATCAAATTCCATATTTTCCTTTCCAAGAGTTTAGAGTTTTGGCAAACAAATGATTTTTCCATGAGTCAATTTATTCTTGGAATATCGATTTAAATATTGACCTTACATTTAAATGAGCTCACCGTGCACTTTATGATTCCATGGAGGAAACTGGGAAGTGCACTGATCAGAGATTCTGTCAGGTTTTTGAGTCCCTTTGACAAACTAGGACAGAAAGAACATCCAGTTTAGATTTCCCTCTTACGATATAATATGTTAAATGCATCCGTGCATAGTCATGCTTCTTGCAATTAATTTAAATTCAAGTTGGCAATACATATCTTCATCGAATATATGATtacatttttgtttccaaaatgaaGATGCATTGATTGTTTTCATTTAATCCTCGTTTATTTTCCTTCCTGCCGCACAGACCTGGGCACTCTTTCAAAGAGGCAAGGCATTGGAGTTGGTTGATCTTAGCCTTTCCAGGTGCAACCCCAACCCTGATGAGGCAGCAATGTGCATACAACTAGGGTTGCTATGTTGTCAAGCAAGCATTCAAGACAGGCCTGACATGAATTCTGTTAATCTCATGCTGTCAAGTGACTCGTTTACTTTGCCTAAACCTGGAAGACCAGGCATTCAGGGTCGCCAAGGGCGGTGGACTTCAACAAGTACTTCCGCTCTCACTATACATGCACCGGTGCTACCAAGATTTCTTCCGGTAGCAGTTTTGTTGAGGGTTATTCTAGGAATTCAATTTCTCTTTCTTCCATTGATGAAGGTAGATGACCATTTATAGTTATGCCGTGTACATTAGCCGCCCCATTTATCTTGTGCAAATTAAGCTGTTTCCGCACCTATTTATAATTAATGTTTGTTATTAATAGCATAACACTAGTGTTTAACTAATTTACCTAACTTCAGGAACAAGTTTGTACTGGATTTTAATTGTGAAAGGCATAAGAAAAGCATGTAATAAATTGTCTTTTCGTTAGTGTGCATATTTCTTTTGTTAATGTCAGGATCACATTTGTCTGTGTGCGAACGTGAAATTGAGGCAATGCATTTGAATTTGGAGTCCAAATAATTAGTTTTTAATTTCATATACCATTTGATATAATGAATCTCGTCTTTGCTTGTGGTCGGGAATAATGCCTCCCGTAACAGGTGGGCTAGGTGTTCTGCAGAAGCGGTGGTCTGGTTTGCTGATGGTTTGTCTTCTTTCGGTCAGATGCAAaggagatttcaaaattttggaatgGGATTCACGAAGTATTGGATGTTGATTAGATGGGAAAGAATTTTTTGGAGTTAGGGCTGGGGCAGAAAGGAAAGATATTTTCAGTGTTTATTCCAGAAGGCGCTAAAGGCAATGCGTGGCAAGGCTTCATAAATGATCTTTTTTTTTGTGCGGATTCTGGAGGTGTTGGTGCTGATAGTTATCACGGAGTCAGGTGGTGCTGGAAGGAAAACAGAGGGATGGAGGGGGTCACAGTAGCCAAGTTAATTCTGGAAATTAGCCGGGAAAGAAGAATTGTGCCGTTGATGTGGAGGTGTGATGCAAGTGACAAATTGAACAGAATCAATCAATCAGAATGTGAAGGAATCTAGGATTCTGGATGGAGTGGCGATCATCTCAGAGGCATCTAGGTTTGCTTTCAGGGAGGAGGCTGCGAAAAGAATTGAGCCAGGCTGTATGTTACTCGTTTTGGACCTGGCCCAAGTTATTGAAGAAGGATGCATTTCTTTTTGACTAAACTGGGGCAATTATTTGAACAAGCCCAATGTCTAAGAAAGGTTGAATCTTTGGATTCAAAGGAAGGAAATGGGTTTCCAGCAGAAGGATCAAGCCCATGTGTGCAGTAATGCTAACACGAGTACCTCCTTATTTTTTTTTGATCAAATGGTAAAAGTGTATATTGATCAAAGTACGTATGTACAAATACTCTGGGCATATCTAGGCCAAACAAACAAGGTATTACACCAAATCAAAAATACATCCAAAAAACCTGGGCATACTCAGGATCCAAAGAGTGCAGGTCGAAAATTTTGCTCCTGCATATCAGGAAATGAGTATTGGGGAGGAGGACATTAAACATTCGGCTAGTGGAATACAAATCCAGCATACGGTTTTCCGAGATTTGAGTCAGGATGACCAACATGTTCAGAATTCTTGCAGCATATTAGATTCAAATCAAGGGTGAAAGTTCTGTCAAGTATTGAAGAGGTATTAGAAAGCTGTAGTAAAAAGGAAGAAGCTAGTTTGCTCTTTAACCAAATACAACTTGCCCGCCAAACCTTTGACAACATTTTCGAGCATAGCCATTATAGTTCACAAATTATTATTTGTATATCCTCTTCCTGCTTACTTTGGTTGAAGGAACCCCTTTAATGAAAATATTGCCTCCCCCCCCACCCCCTCCTTAAAATTATTTGTTACCTCTTATTCATTGTAAACCATGTTGTACCTTCATAGGTACTAGGGGTGAGTATGCTataatttggatttgaatttttacataattattgtGTATTTTAACACATCAAATGCATGGACTTGAAATTAATTATCCACTGAtatatgaatttcaaatcaaataTCGAAATTCATTTTATCAAATGGTACCTTATAtccttttttgaaaaattgaaaaacatgttgtctttttttaataattattttaaaatatagaaataaaaatggaaaaattattttgtacatttaaacaaactctttccTATTTACTCTTTCAataagaatcttaaaaagaatataataaattaaattttataatttttaaaaataaaaatattttttgcaaccaaatgactatatatatatatatatatatatatatattttaaaaatggaaagattttttattttttcaaatgaaaagaaaaatctTAGGTGATAAGGAATGAATGTTACATGTAGCCGTATGGATGCACTCATTAGTTACATATTATCTCATCAGTCAACCCTAAAGTGAATTTATATGGATTTAATGCAAAAAGTCTTATCTCATCAGTCAACCCAACcggaagaaagaaaaaatatatatatttatacatcaACATCTACCAGAAGTGAATTTATATGCCCAAAGCTTCTTGTTTCAAATTCTCCAACTCAACTTGAAATTGCTCCAACTCGGCTTGAAATTCCTCCAACTCTTGCAATGTCATTGCATCAATGGGCTGCTCCCACCAGGACCCTCCGCTGCCGCCACATGCTGGCCGAGGAGAACCCTCGACTACTGGAGAGCCTTGGCTTGCAAGGTAGCTGTCGATGACGGAGTCCGAGTTGGGATGGTCGAAGCAGAAGAAGTTGTTGCCAGGAGACTTGGCAACAATGGCGATCTCCACGCCGTAGAGTACGCACACCTCACTCGCAGCCTTAAAGAGGCCTTGTCGGCGCTTTGAAAATGTAACTTGGCGCTTTCTTTTATCTTCAATCTTTTTCATTGCCACCTTTCTTCGACCTGCcgttttcttctttttcaaatTGTCCATCGTCTGTACCTTTATTAAAATCACAACATGCATGCATCAAAGagatatcattttttaaaataaataatccattgttcaataaataattaaaagcaTGATGGTAGAAAAAAGTGGTGAAACAAGGAAATTATATATAAAAGCTAATTTTACGTACGTTGGAAAACCCCAAGAAATCAGCcaaaggaaatgaaaaaaaaaaatcaataaaatagcATGTGCCGGAAAATTGCTACCAGCTTTTTCTTGGAGTTGAACCAATTTGGGCGTTTAGGATTTGCAAGGTAGGTTTCGTAATTTCCATGTTCTGTTAGGGGTGACTTTGGGACACAAATTTCagccttttaattctttttagtttttttttttgaaaaattcaattaaGTAAGATGTAATTCATTAAAAACCTAATACATTAGAATTATAtgtaattcattaaaaaaaatcaaaattgctAAAACCGATAATCAATCAAATAAGTAGAATTGATCAAATTCACCAAATGAAAGAACAACGataattttcacaaaataattaattaaggagAAACATAAAGGAATTAATTTTTTGGAGAATAAATGATAGTAGAAAAAGAATACATATATTACCGGTAGAGAATTATTGGAAACATTCCGGTGGATTGTCTGATTGACAACAGAGGAAGAAGTGGAAACCATGGAATACTCCAAATTAGATCTCAGATTGTTAAGCATAAATAAATTCCAGTCTTCTTTGGGTTGATGATCACTCTTAAACAACAGTTCGTCGTCGTCCGTCTTGCCTGTGACATCAACCACTTCCATCTAATATTTATTTAAACATATTAGGACAATGGTAAAATCTCATATATATAGCTAAATTAGAGCTTGAGTCTTAATATATAGACATAAGAAGGAAGCACATTTTTTccgtattaaatattattaaaaataaaatttatttcaacataattaaaaattaaaaatcaaatactaattgtgtataaaattaaaattttatttgttaatttcctatatattttgttttctttccattttttaataattaaatatgaaagatgaattctttaatttttttaaaatatattttctagaTTTCAACGGATAACAATCGGTAATTCGACATTTGCATTtttgaaaaaagaagaagaacataAACATAGAGAAAGTATAACATGAATAAATATACATATGATTCAGGAAGACAGCAACAACTGTACAGATCGATGCCTTCTTGTGAGTCCGGCACCAAAACTGGATCAAAACAATCTGTGCAAAACTTTTGTTTTCAAGAGTTTTTTCTGaagttaattttaattttattcatgTGCACTTCCATGTCGTCTCCATCCTCCGCGCCCAATCTCCTCCGCCGCCGCCGGTCGCGTCCAGCGACTAGAGCATCGCCGAGTAGAACTTGAGGCCGTTGACGAAATCCCGGCAAAACGAGGACGTGCCGGCGTCCGCCCACTCTTCGCCGTCCACGAACACCACGACGCGAGGCGAGAGGCGCCGGAGATTGCTCTACAACTTCGCGATTCATCAGAATTCCCTCGGCGGCCGGATGAGTTGTTGGGTCTACCCGGTGGGGTTGAGGAGACTTGTAGAGCATCCGCCGCCGCCTGGTGCTCTGGTTCTGCCTTGCAGGGCTGCTGCTGCAGCGCTTCAGGCCGACGAGAGACGACTGAACTGACGAAGGCTTCGAGTTCTACTCGGCGATGCTCGAGTCGCTGGACGCGACGGGCGGCGGCGGAGGAGATTGGGTGGGGGGGATGGAGACGAAAGTGCACATCAATTGTTGAAATAAAGTGCCACACAAAATGAAAAAAGGGAAAATCAATCTTGATTCAAAGGATACCTCGTATggataatttcaatttgaagcTGCACATCCAATCTAATGAAGAAAACTTCCAGTAATAAAATCGATTCTTCCGCAACGACGAAAAGCTGACATggcctgagagagagagagagagagaagcttcaCCTGCAAAAGCTAAGGTCGCCGGATATAAAGGGATACAATGTCGGTGGGAATGGGAATTTTTTCTGACCGACCTCGTTGCAACGGTCAAGAAATAAAAATTGCCCGCTTGCCTGAACGCCTGCGAGGGAAATTagcatttttgaattttttttttcccaaataatattaaattttaattattcctGAAAtcctttccttaatatttttaattacaaAATTTTATCTTCAGTTTGTACATTGGATTTTGTTACGTACCACGCCCTAccataaatttaaataatattaaggaatctatttttttttcggtttatatattttaaaagtaaaaaaaaaaataaaagtaaaaaatgcTGAGCAGATTATATATATGAGCAATTTTTTATATCCCATAAGCCACTAATTTTCTTAAGTTCTATTTATATTAGGCAAATTAATTTTCATCATCCCTACTTGCTCATATATTtaagatagaaaaaaaaataaaatgaaaaaaaaattagttttcatctaattttatatatttcctttccttttatctCCCAAAATTCTTATATGATGTCAATCAAACAAGGCCAATCAAAAAAtgttttctaatatttttcatatattaaataaaaatatttcctaaaaagataatttaattttaatacaACACTAATAATATTATACACTACTCCTAATTAAATGCCAAAACCCCTTTCATGGTATATATAATAGAGAACTAAGAATTTGAACTTAAAGGGAGttgtattaaaaaaagaaaaaactaattTGTTGATCCTGTCTTCAAATTCATCCTATTCTAATTTATAATTGCTGGCTATGAATTCGATCATAGTTTTTAACAAGTAATTTCctttaaattctaaaaatttatttaggtTGTTTAGTCAGGAAGAAAATTCCAATTTGATTGATGAGAATTGGGCAAAATTAGATAGATTATAATTAAGTATTGTTCTTTTTATTCCCATTAAGAGAACTATAATTTCCTTTAAGTTACTTTACAAGTATTTATACTTATGATTTaggtttaattaaaatattagaatGTATATAATCACAACTAACATGCATGACCTAATTAGCTAGTCCACATaacaaaaaatgaataaaaaactTCACAACTATATAagtaaaaattaattgaaatacaAAAATTATAACTAGTTAACAAGTGATATAGTTTTAAGTGTCTAACTTTCAAACCGGGATGAATTTTGGGGCACCGTGAGTTTCGAAACTTCCACATTGACCTTGCGGATGTGTTGGAACTAACTCACTCAATTTAGGCCTCAAATGTGTGATTTGGACACTTGAACTATGAAATGAATaaaatatgtaaattatggaaCTCATTTTAAACTTTTAAACTTGGAAGTGTTTTCGGGTATTGTTATCTCCAACAAATCCATTTTGACCTCACAGATGTGTAGGAATAGACTCCACTCAAAATGCACGAGcgcgcatgcacacacacacacacaaattctCAAGTTAATTGATTATGATCCTAATATTTTATAGATTTATAGGATGATAAGACACCCACAAACTTTGGAGATGAGTAGTAAGTTTTGTGAAAGCACAAGAATTTGTTTTAATAATCTAATCCATACTACACCGCCTGATGCTATATATCTTTCAATCAAGCAATTATCATTCTCATCAACAAAGATAAATCCAGGCTATTGTCGCTACTAGTTGAACAACTACTACAAGATGAGTCCAGCTCTAGTTGTTGCCATCAAAATACACAAATTAACGTATTGTCATTCTCATCAACAAAGGACTTGGTTCTTTCGATTGAATAGATttggagaaatttgaactagaggAGCTGCTAGCAGAAAAATGTCgctttctaatttttctaattttagagcCTCAATCACATTACAACAAATCCCTTGAAAGGtgcttgattttttatcaaacaaTATTCAAATGTCTATAAAATTAATAGCATAGAAAATCTAATCTCTGCAGATAAAGAAATACAATTTACTACGACTTGTAATGAGTTATAGCCAGGTTAAGTGTTAAATTGCATTCAATGCAAATTTGGAAGTTGGCGCTATAGGCCGACTCTTGCCCtctcataaataaaattaaattttatgaaaaatattaagatGTTTTACGGTTTCTCTATTACATATTGATACAACACAAAACTAAGTTTAATAATCTTACTAAATTATCGAACGACGTGATCTTTTCAAACGTAAGAACGGAAATACAAATAATTAAGTACTTGTGAATATTATTTTCTTTCCTGGCCTTTGATTTACATTTACAACATAGTATAATTCATGTCCGATACATATTGcactagcatttttttttttttttttaaagaagggaggcacctccatttatttattgataacccctcacttttggtatagaaataccgtggttacaagacaatcaatgggagataacaaatgacaacacgttaaaaacctcccaaagaacaacaccaacatacAACCAAAAAACcgagttacaagtccaaacaaaacaaaacaaaacaaaacggaacctacaaaacaaacctcatgcaacaaaacaaaacaaaagataaacaacataagaCATAAGCTAAAACCAAAAGGAAAATCAGCTAACATACCTCATGTAGGTTGTACACATTTtttccaatttatacaaacccattgctaactctagggagttgactactatttgtaaaacaaactattcctccccatagcaccttgtcgagtcaaggcatctgccacttttttcccttctctataccaatgatttatcgaaaatctactccctccaataaaccaataagctgctcccaaaaatcccacaaataccacaatgagcacttcctggctctaatccaattaactacaatattcgaatcatattcaatatcgatacaggtatgacccaaatgttttgcaaatctttattccctccaacacagctctcaattcagtttcattatttgaacaagaacttaataatttgaaaaaccaatcacaaaagaacctgtatggtctctaaggatgccaccaccacccgccggccctagGTTCCCCAGGCTGcttccatccaaatttagtttcaacctcccttgccctcggttttagccatctcaaactttgcatagttttaattcttttattcacaatttgcacttctagATTCTATAATACCCAAAAATCAACATCCTTTAAttgaaccatttctgtcatgttcctactcaaaacccccaccccaatacttaatggagagccacacatcagtactactctctaattttcctcccattttagccacacatctccttctccacaacctccacactactaaacaaggaatcaaacccatgaaagaacctggaagccctattaaatcacatttggactctttctttctaAACTTTGTTACCTAAGGAAAGggacacctacctccaccgaaaaccttcctccaaacctcaaaagcaaggtctcccttatttaacacatgctccaaatcttctgattgcctcatctcacaacaattacacgccgaaacAAGTGAAACCCCACACCTTTTCAcattttcatcaacacttaggcactcaaaagcagccttccacatacagatataaattttcttcagtaaccattgttccaaacccacttacctcaatcaaattttggagctctaactctgataacatctcatgcggattttgtattaaagcaaccatcctttttcGAGACCCATAAAAgaatgtctgaagaatttctaagatttttcaccttttccatcacttcatttGTTTTACTAAACCCAGAATCCTCTACAAATTTTCCATATCCAcggcattattgataaccaagtcttttaatttgatatgagattgtgcaccatttggacaatcTGCAAACCAAAGGTCctgaatctagaaacttatcataccaccaatttacatctccttctctaaccttccacttagattacTTGTTAAGGATacctgcagaactttcctccaaaaggaagaattcgtccatgcgatctgcaaagagcaatatgtcctcctttcacatattttgctttaaaaaatctagcccataaagaattttgcgttaataaatgccaaccaaactttaTGAACAAAGACTGTTACACTttcgaaatgtcccttactcctatgccccccctcctccacaggaacacacaatttctccCAGCCctctatttcattttttcttttctccttaaatccctagaaaaaataagcaaacatatcttgtatctttttaatcaccagtttcggtacatttagaacaagctaacagatgcaatgacatacttgaaaaCATATGTATCAACCaacaagacgacctccttgagacaacagtatACTTTTctagccctcaactctcttactgatttttttggattaaagggtcaaaatcgATAGCCTTTCATTACATCCACGATTGGCCACACCCAAATACGTGAAAAGAAATTTACCCTCAAAAAAAACCAGGCTAATGAAGAATTTCTCATCATCTGAACACCCACTTGTTGAGAAAAAAATAACTGATTTATCTTGATCACCCTTTGGCCAGTCAGtgttcatactccttaatcaccacCATTAACTGACTAACAGAGTTTTTTCCAGCATTAGAAAAAATCACAACATCATCCGCGTAATTAAATGCGAGTCAATGGTGCCACCACATgggtgtgcaaatggtaaaatcgCTTCTCGCAGACCACTGTTTTTTGAAATTAATTAGAAAAGAATTTATTCCAGGATGATGAACAATATCGCGACAACGGATTCCCCGGACCTCAGCCCCCTTTTGATATGAagaagaaacctctataagtgccATGATTCATGACAGAAAAACTTGGAGTGAAAAATACAATTTGAATCAATGACAAAAACCAATCTGGAACAACCAAGAGCCTGAAAAATCTAATTATACCACCTGCCATCCACTCGCATAATACGCTTTAATCATTCTCCAGCTGTCGCTTATATCCCCCTCCTCTCACACGCTAAGTAATAATTTCTCATCTCGTGAGTACGCCGTATATTGTAACAATACTCCTCCGTGCACAAAAGCaaccttgttctaaagatattaaatcacccatcacaaTGAAAGCTTAACAACAAGGATTTGGGAGAAAATTAAAAGATTACGTTACAAAGGTTATCGGCCGActttatcaaaagactgaggatcctttaccAGGAATAAGCATATGTAGaagaacaaaaataccgaggcaaaAATATCCCTCTGAAGAATTCTATTACCGGATTATCATCATCATTTAATCATCTTCAACAGTATATAGAAAGAAGACCTAAACCAATCGGTCCCAGGttactattcacagaaatagacAAGAACAACTCTACAACTCCTCCTAGCGGTTTTCCCTCGCTGACTTATAACTCCTTAGAAACTACCAAATGGTGAATTTTAGTTGACTTTGCACTAACCTATTTGCCCACGAATTGCTAAAACTTCATAGCTATCCTGGGAAAACCATTTGCAATTTCCCCCCGAAACCCTTAGGATCAGCGTCATGAATTTACACACGGAATTTCCCTTTTTGCATAATCACAAGCATGGAAACCCTTTTGCTTCTGCTCCACATNNNNNNNNNNNNNNNNNNNNNNNNNNNNNNNNNNNNNNNNNNNNNNNNNNNNNNNNNNNNNNNNNNNNNNNNNNNNNNNNNNNNNNNNNNNNNNNNNNNNTATGTTACTTCGTCTTTGGATCCTGGCCCAAGGTATTGAAGAAGATGCATTGCTTTTGACTAAACTGGGGCAATTATTGTTAACAAGCCCCAATTCGTAAGAAGGTTGACCCTCTTTGGATTCAAAGGAAATGAATTGGGTTTCCACAGCAGAAGGAGCAAGCCCATGTCTGCAGTATGCTAACACGAGTCAACCTCCTTATTTGGTTTTTATGAATCACACGGTAAAAGTGTATATTGATCAAGTAGTATTTACAAATCTCTGGGGCAGATCTAAGGCCAAACAACAAGGTTTTACACCAAATCAAAATCATCCCCACAAAACTTCCTCTGGGCATTCTCAGGACTCCAAAGATTGCAGGCGAAAATTTTTGCTCCTCATATCATGAAATGAGTATGGGGAGAGGACATTAAACATTCGGGCTTAGTGTAAACAAATCCAGCATACGGTTTTTCCGAATTTGAAGTCAGATTACCAACATGGTTCAGAATTCTTGCTGCGGATGAGATTCTATCAAGGGTGAAAGTTGCCTGTCAGATTGAAGAAGGTTAGTAAAAGATCGCTTGTACTTAATACAAGGAAGAAGAGCTAGTTTGCTCTTTACAACCAAAGACAATGCCTTGCCGCCACACCTTTGCAAACATTTTCGAGCAGTATCCATATAGTTCTCAAATTATTAGTTTTATATCCTCTTCCTTCTTACTTTGGTTGACACGGCGAACCCCTTTAAGGAAAATAATTGcctccccccccccaccccccctccTATAAAACTATTTGTTACCATCCCATTTTGGATTCTTTGGTAACCATTTGTGACCTCCTTCATAGGTACTAGGGGTGAGTATGCTCTAATTGGATTTGAATTTTTAACATAATTATTGTGTATTTTAACACATCAAACCATGGACTTTGAAGTTATGTATCCACtgcttatgattttcaaatcaagTACGAAATTCATTTTAATCAATGGTACCCCTTTATCcgtttttgaaaatttaaa
The Malania oleifera isolate guangnan ecotype guangnan chromosome 13, ASM2987363v1, whole genome shotgun sequence DNA segment above includes these coding regions:
- the LOC131145900 gene encoding agamous-like MADS-box protein AGL61, with protein sequence MEVVDVTGKTDDDELLFKSDHQPKEDWNLFMLNNLRSNLEYSMVSTSSSVVNQTIHRNVSNNSLPVQTMDNLKKKKTAGRRKVAMKKIEDKRKRQVTFSKRRQGLFKAASEVCVLYGVEIAIVAKSPGNNFFCFDHPNSDSVIDSYLASQGSPVVEGSPRPACGGSGGSWWEQPIDAMTLQELEEFQAELEQFQVELENLKQEALGI